A stretch of Bradyrhizobium sp. AZCC 2262 DNA encodes these proteins:
- a CDS encoding PAS domain S-box protein, protein MPTILRYGIAILSVAIANGLAFLVLRYFEAILTPFLFAVAVTVWYAGTGPGVLAIALSVISLNYFFLRPSFSFSPISSADLVYLTFCIFCALGVGWVSAVRRHAEQELRQARDELEVKVVERTADLRRSERYLTETQKLTHTGSWAWDARSQKVLYCSEEMFRIYGLDPQEDLPTRKNFRQRVHPEDRNRVDERFARVVNEKVDSFDEYRVLLPDGTVKHVISSGHPVLDGNGELIAFIGTATDVTERRRAEEALRDREAKIRRLVDSNIIGIFITGLEGRVLEANDAFLHLVGQERDDLVSGRIRWTDLTPPEWRERDKRALAELNSNTIARPYEKEFFRKDGSRVPVLIGGALFEEGGNEGVAFVLDLTERKCAEEALRESEAKIRRLVDSNIIGIFVWDFDGRILEANDEFLRMVSYNREELFSGCIRWADLTPPDWRDRNNARIEQQKSSGRFEPFEKEFTRKDGSRVPILIGGATFEEGGNQGVAFVLDLTERKRAEQALVRSEAYLAETQKLTHTGTWAWDARSQKVLFCSEEMFRIYGLDPEVDLPTRRNFRQRVHPEDRNRVDERQARVVNEKVGSFDEFRIVLPDGTVKHVSSTWHTFLDGNGELIELIGTATDITERKYAEEALRASERSARSALDGIAGLVAIMTPNGEVETVNRQCVEYFGRPVEEQKDWVTTDMVHPEDLPDMLENFKRAIVSEIPYHFEQRLRRFDGEYRWFETRGGAVRDDTGSIVRWYVLLTDIEDRIRALARLAQAQLELAHANRVATMGQLTASITHEVNQPITAAVTYALAARRFLSAAPPNFHEVDDALSRIVKEGNRAGEVVGRIRALIKKAPARKDAVEINDAILEIVALTRTEAADNNVSVRTQLAEGLPHVQGDRVQLQQVLINLIINAIEAMRDVGEEEREVLISTRREPDGVSVEVQDSGPGFAPADLDRVFEAFYTTKSDGLGLGLSICRSIIEAHDGRLWASPNVPRGAIFGFIAPAHPAARIVSGAPLH, encoded by the coding sequence ATGCCGACGATTCTCCGGTACGGCATTGCAATTCTGTCCGTAGCAATCGCAAATGGCTTGGCTTTCCTCGTACTGCGGTATTTCGAAGCTATTTTGACGCCGTTCCTGTTCGCAGTCGCTGTGACCGTTTGGTACGCTGGAACCGGGCCAGGTGTGCTCGCAATTGCCCTCTCAGTCATTAGCCTCAATTACTTCTTCCTACGTCCCTCTTTTTCCTTCAGCCCAATAAGCTCTGCCGATCTCGTCTATTTAACCTTTTGCATATTCTGCGCCTTGGGTGTCGGCTGGGTCAGCGCCGTGCGACGCCATGCAGAGCAAGAGCTTCGTCAGGCCCGTGACGAGCTCGAGGTCAAAGTGGTGGAACGAACCGCCGACTTACGGCGGAGCGAACGCTATTTAACCGAAACGCAGAAGCTGACCCACACCGGCAGTTGGGCATGGGACGCCCGTAGCCAGAAGGTGCTCTACTGCTCTGAGGAAATGTTTCGAATTTACGGATTGGATCCGCAGGAGGATTTACCGACCCGCAAGAACTTTCGGCAACGAGTCCATCCGGAGGATCGCAACAGGGTAGACGAGAGATTTGCGAGGGTGGTCAACGAAAAAGTTGACAGCTTCGACGAGTACAGGGTTCTGCTGCCTGACGGAACAGTTAAGCACGTCATTTCATCGGGGCACCCCGTTCTCGACGGGAACGGAGAGCTCATCGCGTTCATCGGCACTGCGACAGACGTAACAGAACGCAGGCGCGCCGAGGAGGCACTGCGGGACCGCGAAGCGAAGATCCGGCGCCTGGTCGACTCCAACATCATCGGAATCTTCATTACGGGCCTGGAAGGTCGGGTTCTTGAGGCCAATGACGCGTTTCTTCATCTAGTGGGACAGGAGCGGGACGATCTGGTTTCAGGCCGCATACGCTGGACGGACCTGACCCCACCGGAATGGCGCGAGCGCGACAAGCGCGCCCTGGCGGAACTTAACTCAAATACGATTGCTCGGCCGTACGAGAAGGAGTTTTTCCGAAAGGATGGCAGCCGCGTCCCCGTGCTGATTGGAGGCGCGCTGTTCGAAGAGGGTGGCAACGAAGGCGTCGCATTCGTGCTCGATTTGACAGAGCGCAAGTGCGCCGAAGAAGCGTTGCGGGAAAGCGAAGCGAAGATCAGACGCCTGGTCGATTCCAACATCATCGGGATTTTCGTCTGGGATTTCGACGGTCGCATTCTTGAGGCCAACGACGAATTCCTTCGCATGGTGAGCTATAATCGCGAAGAACTGTTTTCGGGCTGTATAAGGTGGGCGGACCTGACGCCGCCCGACTGGCGCGACAGGAATAACGCAAGGATCGAACAGCAAAAAAGCAGCGGTCGGTTCGAGCCGTTCGAAAAAGAATTCACGAGAAAAGACGGTAGCCGTGTGCCCATACTGATAGGTGGGGCAACATTTGAAGAGGGCGGTAACCAGGGCGTCGCGTTCGTGCTCGATCTGACGGAGCGCAAGCGGGCCGAACAAGCTCTGGTGCGAAGTGAAGCTTATTTAGCCGAAACGCAGAAGCTGACCCACACTGGCACCTGGGCATGGGACGCCCGCAGCCAGAAAGTGCTCTTCTGCTCCGAGGAAATGTTCCGAATTTACGGCTTGGATCCAGAGGTGGATCTACCGACCCGCAGGAACTTTCGGCAACGAGTTCATCCCGAGGATCGCAACAGGGTAGACGAAAGACAAGCGAGGGTGGTCAACGAAAAAGTTGGCAGCTTCGACGAGTTTAGGATTGTGCTGCCCGACGGCACAGTGAAGCACGTTAGTTCAACATGGCACACGTTCCTCGATGGGAACGGAGAGCTCATCGAATTGATAGGCACTGCGACAGACATAACAGAACGCAAGTACGCCGAGGAAGCATTGCGGGCAAGCGAGCGAAGTGCACGTTCAGCACTTGACGGGATCGCCGGTCTCGTTGCGATCATGACCCCGAACGGTGAAGTCGAAACCGTCAATCGCCAATGCGTCGAGTATTTTGGCCGACCGGTGGAAGAGCAGAAAGACTGGGTAACAACCGATATGGTGCATCCTGAAGACCTTCCTGATATGCTTGAGAATTTTAAGAGAGCGATAGTCTCCGAGATTCCCTACCACTTCGAACAACGTCTGCGCCGGTTCGACGGCGAATATCGGTGGTTTGAAACCCGCGGCGGCGCGGTTCGCGATGACACCGGGAGCATCGTGCGCTGGTACGTTCTATTGACGGACATTGAGGATCGCATACGAGCGCTGGCGCGATTGGCGCAGGCGCAACTAGAGCTCGCGCACGCGAACCGCGTCGCGACGATGGGCCAATTGACGGCCTCAATCACCCATGAAGTGAACCAGCCGATTACAGCGGCAGTCACATACGCGTTAGCCGCTCGGCGTTTCCTAAGCGCAGCGCCGCCGAACTTTCATGAGGTGGATGACGCGCTCTCTCGTATTGTCAAGGAGGGGAATCGCGCAGGCGAGGTCGTCGGGCGAATCCGCGCGCTCATCAAGAAGGCCCCCGCACGAAAAGACGCCGTAGAGATCAACGATGCTATCCTCGAGATTGTTGCTCTCACCCGTACCGAGGCCGCAGACAATAACGTCTCGGTGCGGACGCAGTTGGCGGAGGGCTTGCCGCATGTCCAGGGAGATCGAGTCCAGCTGCAACAGGTGCTAATTAACTTGATCATCAATGCCATCGAAGCGATGCGCGACGTCGGCGAAGAGGAGCGGGAAGTGCTCATCAGCACGCGTCGCGAACCGGATGGCGTGTCAGTCGAGGTGCAAGATTCAGGTCCGGGCTTCGCACCGGCGGATCTCGACCGGGTGTTCGAGGCGTTCTACACCACGAAATCGGACGGATTAGGGCTTGGGCTGTCGATCTGCCGGTCGATTATCGAAGCGCATGACGGACGATTGTGGGCGAGCCCGAACGTGCCACGTGGCGCCATCTTTGGCTTCATTGCGCCGGCTCATCCGGCCGCCCGCATCGTGAGTGGAGCGCCGCTTCATTGA
- a CDS encoding response regulator transcription factor, with the protein MPNSRPIVAIVDDDEAVGNAIEVLMRSMGLLARAFLSGEEFLRSPELIRTGCLIVDFDMPKMNGLDLHSKLSRLGKEIPTVLITAYPSDDIRARALEAGVICYLPKPFNESDLLNCIQSALDLRKSK; encoded by the coding sequence GTGCCAAATAGCCGACCAATAGTTGCCATAGTCGATGACGACGAAGCGGTCGGAAACGCAATCGAAGTTTTGATGCGTTCGATGGGGTTGCTCGCCCGGGCATTTTTGTCGGGGGAGGAGTTTTTGCGGTCACCCGAACTCATCCGCACCGGCTGCCTGATTGTCGACTTCGACATGCCCAAGATGAATGGCCTTGATCTCCACAGCAAGCTGTCTCGATTGGGTAAAGAGATCCCCACCGTCCTGATAACGGCCTATCCGAGCGATGATATTCGTGCCCGCGCACTTGAAGCCGGGGTCATCTGCTATCTGCCCAAACCGTTTAATGAGAGCGATCTCCTGAATTGTATTCAGAGCGCCCTCGATTTGCGCAAAAGTAAATAG
- a CDS encoding threonine/serine ThrE exporter family protein, which produces MISFIQPSSPPEPGPLTREAALDPIALAAALLFAHGQTTERTVIAAERLGRALGVPVTALPYWGQLTVEIDGTTMSKIVPVKPLGVDMSKVLAVTTVVDQLCDGKLEAGAARSAITLAGCSTPASTLRFTLLAAVGAASLGVIFGAVDAMSLLLIAASAAIGAFVRRWLSGFTTNPFIQPLCAAAIAGAVAGAAGRLQGSEAITLIAFCPCMVLVPGPHLLNGAIDLARTRIALGIARLAYAGVLVLMICAGLWFGLVATGATLPAAGSSAPTPLIADVIAAGCAVAAFGTFFSMPWRLLPIPIVVGMFAHAVRWAVISMASANAAIGAFVACIIVSVIVTPVADRLHLPFAALGFSAVVSMMPGLFLFHAASALVELVSIGPRAPAVLLTSVAVNGTMAFLVILAMTLGLILPRLLFEHFLPTSE; this is translated from the coding sequence ATGATCAGCTTCATTCAACCATCATCGCCGCCTGAGCCCGGGCCACTGACACGCGAAGCGGCGCTGGACCCGATTGCGTTGGCGGCAGCGCTTTTGTTCGCTCACGGGCAGACCACGGAGCGGACTGTCATCGCCGCGGAACGGCTTGGGCGTGCTCTCGGTGTGCCGGTGACGGCGCTGCCATACTGGGGCCAGCTCACGGTTGAGATCGACGGCACAACGATGTCAAAGATCGTTCCCGTAAAGCCGCTCGGCGTCGATATGAGCAAGGTGCTTGCTGTCACGACCGTGGTGGATCAGCTCTGCGATGGCAAGCTGGAGGCTGGCGCCGCGCGGTCTGCAATCACGTTGGCAGGCTGCTCGACGCCGGCTTCGACGCTGCGCTTCACGCTGTTAGCGGCCGTTGGCGCGGCATCGCTCGGCGTCATTTTCGGCGCGGTCGATGCAATGAGCCTGCTGCTGATTGCGGCGAGCGCGGCGATCGGCGCGTTTGTGCGTCGATGGCTGTCGGGCTTCACCACCAATCCCTTTATCCAGCCGCTTTGCGCGGCCGCCATCGCCGGTGCCGTCGCCGGCGCTGCCGGCCGCCTGCAGGGGTCGGAGGCGATAACGCTAATCGCGTTCTGTCCCTGCATGGTGCTGGTGCCTGGCCCGCATCTCCTCAACGGCGCCATCGATCTCGCGCGCACGCGCATAGCGCTCGGCATCGCGCGCCTTGCCTATGCGGGCGTCCTCGTGCTGATGATCTGCGCCGGCCTCTGGTTCGGGCTCGTCGCCACCGGCGCAACTCTTCCGGCTGCCGGATCGTCGGCGCCGACGCCGCTGATCGCTGACGTGATCGCGGCAGGATGCGCCGTCGCCGCGTTCGGCACCTTCTTCTCGATGCCATGGCGCCTGCTGCCGATCCCGATCGTGGTCGGCATGTTTGCGCATGCGGTGCGCTGGGCCGTGATCTCGATGGCATCGGCAAATGCTGCAATCGGTGCTTTCGTCGCCTGCATCATCGTCAGCGTCATCGTCACGCCGGTCGCCGACCGTCTGCATCTGCCGTTCGCGGCGCTCGGCTTCTCCGCCGTTGTCTCGATGATGCCGGGCTTATTCCTGTTCCACGCCGCGAGCGCCCTGGTCGAGCTGGTCTCGATCGGGCCGCGCGCGCCGGCGGTCCTGCTGACGAGCGTCGCCGTGAACGGGACCATGGCGTTTCTAGTCATCCTGGCCATGACCCTGGGGCTGATCCTGCCGCGCCTGCTGTTCGAGCACTTTCTGCCCACGTCCGAATGA
- a CDS encoding helix-turn-helix domain-containing protein: protein MGLSERSASSLDTIAGHAEHVYSVAEGATPPLGIQTVSSSWQRSAKQHGLDPLDSKAPRIVTSAELKHFREPLDKLISSAQEELDELYNVVREAGYAVLLCDSSGVAVAHRGEDALASQFQYWGTWLGGVWSEDVEGTNGIGTVIAEERPVTVHRSQHFRSRHINLSCSGAPVFAADGRLIAVLDVSAIDPELSERAHALTGALTIRSARAIEERFFREQFRREWIVAVAPPEGGAPGMLLAIDGNQRIIGANRAARTSLLLDDRGLQAGTSLWSIFERDIDLFRRQNRTDISTRLLIAGSDDSRPVLVTPPDHPMTASSSPTNYNLHTRPRLGSIDISRLPPALQAQGGLSPGAMRRVREYVEVHLGESIDLSMLAGVAGLSMHHFARQFKQSAGVTPHAYLTQKRVERAQEMLVQTGLPLAEIAFAVGFFDQGHLARHFRHKLGTTPREFRWSQR, encoded by the coding sequence ATGGGACTCTCGGAGCGGTCTGCAAGCTCGCTCGACACTATCGCGGGGCACGCTGAACACGTTTATTCGGTTGCCGAGGGGGCCACGCCTCCGCTGGGGATACAAACGGTATCAAGCTCCTGGCAAAGATCGGCAAAACAACACGGCCTCGATCCACTCGACAGCAAGGCGCCGCGCATCGTCACGTCTGCTGAGTTGAAACATTTTCGCGAACCGCTCGATAAGCTCATCTCCAGCGCCCAAGAAGAGCTGGATGAATTATACAACGTGGTTCGTGAGGCGGGATATGCCGTCTTGCTCTGTGATAGCTCGGGCGTCGCGGTCGCGCATCGTGGTGAAGATGCGCTGGCAAGCCAGTTCCAATATTGGGGAACTTGGCTCGGCGGGGTGTGGTCCGAGGACGTGGAGGGCACAAACGGTATCGGCACCGTCATCGCCGAAGAGCGGCCTGTCACCGTTCACAGAAGCCAGCATTTTAGGTCGCGACACATCAACTTGAGCTGCTCTGGTGCGCCGGTGTTCGCGGCGGACGGCCGACTGATAGCAGTCCTGGACGTCTCCGCCATAGATCCTGAACTCTCCGAACGAGCGCACGCGTTGACTGGTGCGCTCACCATACGATCGGCGCGCGCAATAGAAGAGCGATTTTTTCGTGAGCAGTTCCGTCGAGAGTGGATCGTCGCAGTAGCGCCGCCGGAGGGAGGCGCTCCGGGCATGCTGCTGGCGATTGACGGCAACCAACGCATCATCGGCGCAAACCGGGCCGCGCGCACGTCCCTCCTGCTCGATGATCGCGGGCTCCAGGCCGGTACCAGCTTGTGGTCGATTTTCGAGCGAGACATCGACCTCTTCCGACGCCAGAACCGGACCGATATCTCTACGCGATTGCTGATCGCCGGCAGCGATGACAGTCGGCCAGTGCTTGTGACTCCACCCGATCACCCAATGACTGCCTCGAGCAGTCCAACGAACTACAACCTGCACACGCGCCCTCGCCTGGGCTCGATCGATATTTCGAGGCTGCCGCCAGCCCTACAAGCACAGGGCGGATTGTCGCCCGGCGCGATGCGTCGGGTGCGGGAATACGTGGAAGTGCATTTGGGCGAAAGTATCGATCTGTCGATGCTGGCTGGAGTCGCCGGACTATCAATGCATCATTTTGCGCGACAATTTAAACAATCGGCCGGGGTGACGCCGCATGCCTACCTCACGCAAAAACGAGTCGAACGTGCCCAGGAGATGTTGGTCCAAACGGGTCTCCCGTTAGCGGAAATTGCGTTCGCCGTGGGCTTCTTCGACCAAGGTCATCTAGCGCGTCATTTCCGTCATAAGCTAGGTACTACTCCTCGAGAGTTTCGGTGGTCGCAACGCTAG
- a CDS encoding response regulator transcription factor, with amino-acid sequence MVEQPPTVIVIDDDPGVRDSLGKLLRSAGFLVSLFGSVSEFLEADRPEGPACLVLDVRLPGQSGLELQRELAGAKRQPPIIFITGHGDIPMSVQAMKGGAIEFLTKPFREQDLLDAIQLGHARDRARLEQERTIAELKVRFETLTPREREVMAFVVSGRLNKQIAADLGVSEITVKVHRGQVMRKMRASSLPDLARMADQLQLPLTKPRSPGRVA; translated from the coding sequence GTGGTAGAGCAACCGCCAACAGTGATAGTCATCGACGATGACCCCGGAGTGCGAGACTCCCTGGGCAAGCTGCTTCGATCGGCGGGGTTTCTAGTCAGCCTATTCGGTTCGGTGAGCGAATTTCTCGAAGCGGATCGGCCGGAAGGACCCGCTTGCCTTGTGCTTGACGTGCGGCTTCCCGGTCAGAGCGGACTCGAACTGCAGCGCGAACTGGCAGGTGCCAAAAGACAACCGCCGATCATCTTCATTACCGGACATGGTGACATTCCAATGTCGGTGCAGGCGATGAAGGGTGGTGCAATCGAATTCCTGACAAAGCCGTTCCGGGAGCAGGATTTGCTTGATGCGATTCAGCTCGGTCATGCTCGCGATCGAGCGCGGCTTGAGCAGGAACGAACTATCGCAGAATTAAAAGTTCGTTTCGAAACTTTGACGCCGCGGGAGCGCGAGGTCATGGCGTTCGTGGTGAGCGGGCGGCTAAACAAGCAGATCGCAGCCGACCTCGGCGTAAGCGAGATCACGGTAAAAGTTCATCGTGGCCAGGTAATGCGCAAAATGCGGGCATCGTCCTTGCCTGACCTGGCGCGCATGGCCGACCAATTGCAACTGCCGCTGACAAAGCCGCGCAGCCCAGGTCGCGTTGCCTAG
- a CDS encoding sensor histidine kinase, which translates to MIYIRHLGAAQDDTKKDFDAALIRTHAMTLATEVLREAQVDLAHVDRIATIGRLTASIAPEVTQRIAAIVTNAQAARHFLDRRPPDLDEVREALDCIVREAYRASDVIYRIRGLLKEAPPKRERAEINAAIRDVIELTRGEATKNGVSVQTRFAEPSPVVQADWVQLQQVILNLIINAVEAMSGMRGGARELLICTGKAESNGALVAVGDSGPGLDLKSVDRLFEAFYTTKVQGMGIGLAICRSIIEAHGGRLWARANAPCGAIFQFTLPAHTARAS; encoded by the coding sequence ATGATCTACATTCGACATCTGGGCGCCGCGCAAGACGATACTAAAAAAGACTTTGATGCCGCACTAATCCGAACGCACGCCATGACGCTGGCCACCGAAGTCTTGCGCGAGGCGCAGGTCGATCTCGCGCACGTCGATCGGATCGCAACGATAGGACGGCTCACGGCCTCGATCGCCCCTGAAGTGACGCAGCGCATTGCAGCGATAGTCACCAACGCTCAGGCCGCTCGGCACTTTCTGGATCGTCGACCGCCGGACCTGGACGAGGTACGGGAAGCGCTCGATTGCATCGTGAGGGAGGCCTATCGAGCAAGCGACGTGATCTACCGGATCCGCGGCCTCCTCAAGGAGGCGCCGCCGAAGAGGGAGCGCGCGGAGATCAATGCAGCGATCCGCGACGTGATTGAGTTGACGCGTGGCGAGGCGACGAAAAACGGCGTATCAGTGCAGACGCGGTTCGCAGAGCCATCGCCGGTTGTCCAAGCAGATTGGGTGCAACTGCAGCAAGTAATCCTCAATTTGATTATCAACGCCGTCGAGGCAATGAGCGGCATGCGCGGAGGAGCACGCGAATTGCTGATCTGTACCGGGAAAGCGGAGTCAAACGGCGCGTTGGTGGCGGTAGGAGATTCGGGTCCGGGACTGGATCTGAAGAGTGTGGACCGCCTATTCGAGGCCTTCTACACTACCAAGGTGCAAGGCATGGGCATAGGTTTGGCCATCTGCCGTTCCATCATCGAAGCGCACGGTGGGCGACTGTGGGCGAGGGCGAACGCGCCCTGCGGCGCCATCTTTCAATTCACATTGCCTGCTCACACGGCTCGAGCATCGTGA
- a CDS encoding ATP-binding protein, producing the protein MLRRDNEVLPLGGRALDILIYLADRPGEVIAKQELIDHVWPDVTVEEGSLRVHIAAVRKALADGQFGNRYIANVKARGYSFVGTVVPLAGSTESRNDRPRLQGRLAARPPVMIDRESVLSEVKDNLRVKRFVTLLGPGGIGKTTIAVAAGHAIAEEFGGEVYFVDLGNLADPDLVVRTVGTSLGLALKSNDESIELVDLIRSRRLLIILDNCEHVIKATALLAEQLFQEVEQVHLLTTSRELLRVEGEHCCRIFPLDFPPAGSEQTADVVLCYPAVQLFVERVKARGSNFVLTDSEAPFVAEMCRRLDGIPLAIELAAGPVAAFGVRSTVARLVFRLELLKFGHRTAVPRHQTLKATLDWSYDLLPDMERIVFRRIARFVDHFGLEGARYVAGEQGSDHGEICDAIAGLVEKSLIAVQLDQGEPQYRLLDTTRAYALGKLEEHGEFDAISRRHAEYVAQQLQSQREMLSALPRAERVAAYSGQLSNVRLALEWSFGPRGYEEIATRLAVASTQLFMELSLLIEWQSWAEQGIARLEDKHKNSRALDVALMQQDLAREFRLLSGLFLFSSWTTDIHRALDVAAQSQKVALTIQDPDDMAHAETMLGAANHLAGNHLLAQKHFEAGLRHAVSGSRLHAARYLFHHTTLLLAGMARSLLYRGVLDQSLDYARLAIEEGEKSELSATLCRSLILVLPVYLALEDWQKSEQYIVQLTDVSATHSLNPLRSIATGLRGRWLLLQGDIRDGVLLLKRASEELETQRHEMLNMDFVSDLGEGLAALGQHEEALTLVMKALDVQKRGGKLLFVPALLRVKGLILASRSAEDYPDAERSLMSSIEWSRRQSANLFELKSAIDLAELLLSQKRMPEAYGHISAALDQTSDEIVSPVHDRARQILSRLQPGTRAAG; encoded by the coding sequence ATGCTCCGGCGCGACAATGAAGTGCTTCCCCTCGGCGGCCGGGCACTAGATATTTTGATCTATCTTGCCGACCGCCCGGGTGAGGTCATTGCGAAGCAGGAGCTCATTGATCACGTCTGGCCGGACGTAACCGTAGAGGAGGGCAGCCTCCGGGTCCACATTGCCGCGGTTCGCAAGGCGCTTGCTGACGGCCAATTTGGCAACCGATACATCGCAAACGTCAAGGCCCGGGGCTACTCGTTCGTCGGCACCGTCGTCCCACTCGCAGGCAGTACTGAGAGCAGAAACGACAGGCCCCGGCTGCAAGGTAGGCTCGCGGCGCGACCGCCTGTGATGATTGACCGCGAATCGGTGCTCAGCGAAGTCAAGGACAACCTGCGAGTGAAGCGGTTCGTGACTCTGCTTGGCCCCGGTGGCATCGGCAAGACGACCATCGCTGTGGCCGCGGGCCACGCAATTGCCGAAGAGTTCGGCGGAGAAGTTTACTTTGTCGACCTGGGAAACCTTGCCGATCCGGATCTTGTTGTTCGGACCGTCGGGACCTCCTTGGGACTTGCCCTGAAATCGAACGATGAGAGCATTGAACTCGTTGATCTTATCCGTTCGAGACGACTGCTTATCATCCTCGATAATTGTGAGCACGTGATCAAGGCGACCGCTTTGTTGGCTGAACAGCTCTTTCAGGAAGTCGAACAAGTCCATCTCCTGACCACGAGTCGTGAATTGCTGAGGGTAGAGGGCGAACATTGCTGCCGCATCTTTCCCCTCGATTTCCCGCCAGCCGGTTCTGAGCAAACAGCGGATGTCGTGCTTTGCTATCCAGCCGTTCAGCTCTTTGTCGAGCGCGTGAAGGCAAGAGGCAGCAATTTCGTTCTCACCGACAGCGAGGCACCATTCGTCGCCGAGATGTGCCGAAGATTGGATGGTATACCGCTCGCGATCGAATTGGCCGCCGGCCCGGTGGCTGCGTTCGGCGTCAGGAGCACTGTCGCGCGTTTGGTATTTCGGCTGGAGTTGCTGAAGTTTGGCCATCGAACGGCGGTCCCCCGGCACCAGACGCTCAAGGCAACCCTGGATTGGAGCTACGATCTGCTGCCGGATATGGAGAGGATTGTCTTCAGACGAATTGCCAGGTTCGTCGATCATTTCGGCCTGGAAGGGGCGAGGTACGTCGCGGGCGAACAAGGCTCCGACCACGGAGAGATCTGTGACGCAATCGCGGGACTAGTCGAAAAGTCCTTGATTGCGGTCCAGCTTGACCAAGGGGAGCCACAATATCGATTACTGGACACGACGCGCGCATATGCCCTTGGGAAACTGGAGGAGCACGGCGAGTTCGACGCAATCTCCCGGCGGCATGCGGAATACGTCGCCCAACAGCTCCAATCGCAAAGAGAGATGCTATCGGCCCTGCCAAGGGCTGAAAGAGTTGCGGCCTATTCCGGGCAACTCAGCAACGTTCGTTTGGCGCTGGAATGGAGCTTTGGACCGCGCGGATACGAAGAGATCGCGACAAGACTTGCGGTCGCTTCAACGCAGCTGTTCATGGAACTGTCGCTGTTAATCGAATGGCAGAGCTGGGCAGAGCAGGGGATAGCCCGGCTGGAAGATAAGCATAAAAACTCTCGCGCGCTCGACGTTGCGCTCATGCAGCAGGACCTTGCCCGCGAATTCAGGCTTCTGAGTGGACTGTTCTTGTTTTCGAGTTGGACAACAGATATTCACCGCGCACTCGATGTCGCCGCACAAAGCCAAAAAGTGGCTTTGACAATTCAAGATCCCGACGACATGGCGCACGCTGAAACGATGCTGGGCGCCGCTAATCATTTGGCGGGAAATCATCTTCTTGCACAGAAGCATTTCGAAGCCGGACTGCGCCACGCGGTTTCCGGCTCGCGCTTGCACGCTGCACGCTATTTGTTTCATCACACCACCCTCTTGCTTGCCGGAATGGCGCGCTCTCTGTTGTACAGGGGGGTGCTGGACCAATCTCTGGACTACGCAAGACTTGCGATAGAAGAGGGAGAAAAATCCGAACTTTCAGCGACATTGTGCCGATCCCTGATCCTGGTTCTCCCCGTATATCTGGCACTTGAAGATTGGCAGAAGTCAGAGCAGTACATCGTGCAACTGACCGACGTCTCTGCAACTCACTCCCTAAATCCGCTACGTTCGATCGCGACTGGTTTGCGAGGACGGTGGCTGCTCCTTCAGGGCGATATTCGCGACGGTGTTCTGTTGTTGAAGAGGGCGTCGGAAGAACTTGAGACTCAACGTCACGAAATGCTCAATATGGATTTTGTCAGCGATCTCGGCGAGGGCCTTGCTGCGTTGGGCCAGCACGAGGAAGCGCTGACGCTGGTGATGAAGGCCCTCGACGTCCAGAAGCGCGGAGGAAAATTGTTGTTCGTGCCCGCTTTGTTGAGGGTGAAGGGCCTCATCCTGGCGTCCAGGTCGGCCGAGGACTATCCTGACGCAGAAAGAAGCTTGATGTCATCGATCGAGTGGTCAAGACGACAGTCCGCCAACCTGTTTGAATTGAAGTCGGCGATCGATCTTGCCGAGCTGTTGCTGTCACAGAAGCGAATGCCGGAGGCATACGGACATATCAGCGCGGCTCTTGACCAGACGTCAGATGAAATCGTCTCCCCGGTTCACGATCGCGCGCGACAAATCCTCAGCCGCCTTCAACCCGGCACCAGGGCCGCTGGCTAG